A genomic segment from Leptospira perdikensis encodes:
- a CDS encoding acyl-CoA dehydrogenase family protein — MDFEIPQEVETLRKNIQDFITNEIVPLEKHYDYEKGRMPEDINQQARAKVKAAGFWTPHLPKSEGGLGLDLIGTCIIFSELGRSPIAPYIFNCDAPDEGNMHLLSLAATEKQKELILHPLIKGNLRTGFAMTEPAPGAGSDPTTLQTNAEKQGDKYILNGRKWYCTGANGAKYLIVMAKVNGSFRKTTMFLVPTDAKGYTMVREIELMGSHGPGGHCELNFENVEVPEDMILGRIGEGFRLSQERLGPARLTHCMRWTGMARRALSIARSYAKERQVFSSRIADHQGIQWMFAERATEIEMAFLLTLKAAWLLKTGKDARQETSMAKWKVSESLCNTIDMAIQICGGKGYSRDLPLELFYRDARAARIADGPSEVHKMVIGRNYVSEKWDF, encoded by the coding sequence ATGGACTTTGAAATTCCCCAAGAAGTGGAAACACTTCGCAAAAACATCCAAGACTTCATTACAAATGAAATCGTTCCTCTGGAAAAACATTATGATTATGAAAAAGGTCGAATGCCAGAAGACATCAATCAACAAGCGCGTGCTAAAGTAAAAGCTGCTGGTTTTTGGACTCCTCATCTGCCTAAATCAGAAGGTGGATTGGGTTTAGATTTAATTGGTACTTGTATCATTTTTAGTGAACTGGGTCGTTCACCTATTGCTCCTTATATATTTAACTGTGATGCACCGGATGAAGGGAATATGCATTTGCTTTCTTTGGCGGCCACAGAAAAACAAAAAGAACTTATCCTCCATCCACTCATCAAAGGTAACTTAAGAACCGGTTTTGCTATGACAGAACCTGCTCCTGGTGCTGGTTCCGATCCAACCACCTTACAAACCAATGCTGAAAAACAAGGAGATAAATACATTCTCAACGGTCGTAAATGGTACTGCACTGGCGCGAATGGTGCTAAGTATTTGATCGTGATGGCAAAGGTAAATGGAAGTTTCCGTAAAACCACAATGTTCCTTGTGCCAACAGATGCGAAAGGTTATACAATGGTGCGAGAAATTGAACTTATGGGCTCTCATGGACCCGGAGGACACTGCGAACTTAATTTTGAAAATGTCGAAGTTCCAGAAGATATGATCCTCGGTCGTATTGGAGAGGGTTTTCGACTTTCCCAAGAGAGACTTGGTCCTGCTCGTTTAACTCATTGTATGCGTTGGACAGGAATGGCGAGGCGAGCATTATCGATTGCACGAAGTTATGCGAAAGAAAGGCAAGTTTTTAGTTCAAGAATCGCTGACCATCAAGGCATCCAATGGATGTTTGCAGAACGTGCCACAGAAATTGAAATGGCCTTTCTTTTGACTTTAAAAGCAGCCTGGTTGTTAAAAACAGGAAAAGATGCTCGCCAAGAAACTTCTATGGCAAAATGGAAAGTCAGCGAATCTTTGTGTAATACCATCGATATGGCGATTCAAATTTGTGGAGGAAAAGGGTATTCTAGAGACCTTCCACTCGAATTGTTTTATAGGGATGCAAGAGCAGCAAGGATTGCTGACGGTCCGTCGGAAGTTCATAAAATGGTCATTGGTCGAAACTACGTATCTGAGAAGTGGGACTTTTAG
- a CDS encoding phosphotransferase family protein — protein MEMNELQEKVGLHLSAVWKDDVKVAHIHHLSGGACQDNYSLDLVSKSGKQSLVLRTDKGASLLSSLSKRDEFKVAELVYKAGVKTPTPVFLEETPDIIGSPFFLMEKIGGKATGRYITKDKELDVYRKTQMVKDLAENLAKLHTVKPSSVSDEELKQKLKIVTKENYASIAISDLRQSLDELPEAHPAIELCLHWLESNAPSIDEIVLVHGDFRTGNFMMNSEGLQGILDYEFAHFGDRHEDIAWLCMRDWRFGRLNKEVGGFGDRKDFYEAYEKTSGIPVDPFKVTFWEIMGNVRWAIGSAQQTERHLSGKDKGIELAAIGRRTAEMEWEAMRLIESL, from the coding sequence ATGGAAATGAATGAACTACAGGAAAAAGTGGGGCTCCACTTATCGGCCGTATGGAAAGACGATGTGAAAGTCGCGCATATCCACCACCTAAGTGGAGGGGCTTGCCAAGACAATTATTCATTGGACTTGGTTTCTAAATCCGGTAAACAATCGTTAGTTTTGAGAACTGACAAAGGTGCAAGTTTACTTTCTTCTTTGTCAAAACGAGACGAATTCAAAGTGGCTGAACTTGTTTACAAAGCCGGTGTCAAAACTCCTACTCCTGTTTTTCTGGAAGAAACTCCCGATATCATTGGATCTCCCTTTTTTCTTATGGAAAAAATTGGAGGTAAAGCCACTGGCCGTTACATCACCAAAGATAAAGAATTAGATGTTTATCGTAAAACTCAAATGGTAAAGGATCTGGCAGAAAACTTAGCCAAACTCCATACAGTAAAACCTAGTTCCGTTTCGGATGAAGAGCTAAAACAAAAACTAAAAATTGTCACTAAAGAAAATTATGCATCCATTGCTATTTCCGATCTAAGACAATCGTTAGACGAACTGCCTGAAGCGCATCCGGCCATCGAATTATGTTTACATTGGTTGGAATCCAATGCTCCTTCGATTGATGAAATTGTTTTGGTTCATGGAGATTTTCGCACTGGAAATTTTATGATGAACTCTGAAGGACTCCAAGGAATTTTAGATTATGAATTCGCACACTTTGGAGATCGTCATGAAGACATTGCTTGGTTGTGTATGCGTGACTGGAGGTTCGGTCGCCTAAACAAAGAAGTCGGTGGTTTTGGAGATCGCAAAGATTTTTATGAAGCTTACGAAAAGACTTCTGGTATTCCAGTAGATCCTTTCAAAGTAACTTTCTGGGAAATTATGGGCAATGTTCGTTGGGCCATTGGAAGTGCACAACAAACGGAGAGACATCTTTCTGGCAAGGACAAGGGCATTGAGCTAGCTGCCATTGGTCGGCGTACGGCGGAGATGGAATGGGAAGCCATGCGACTCATTGAATCTCTGTAA
- a CDS encoding EAL domain-containing protein: MEQTLDLGMDVFQLPRYWEEYQSLETIYWNGSFASEYQPIVSILEKKTVAYEALARFYTNSGKIAPDRAFQILHNDPGFFFDFEKKLKNFQIENRPEGYPLFLNMDAHVYSKEIHTDHWESVFKREKNIVCELIENTDYASVEDSKFCMNHLKHMNVPFALDDIGGQNNLFCFEFLEGASYLKFDRRWLSLLRTDKNYSEILKGFLAFAKLQKIQCILEGIETQADLEIATKTGFDLGQGFLFKYGTLQAVA, translated from the coding sequence ATGGAACAAACTCTGGATTTAGGAATGGACGTTTTCCAATTACCAAGGTATTGGGAAGAATATCAATCTTTGGAAACCATATATTGGAATGGTAGTTTTGCATCGGAATACCAACCAATCGTATCTATTTTGGAAAAGAAAACAGTGGCTTATGAAGCATTGGCGCGGTTTTATACAAATAGTGGAAAAATTGCACCCGACCGAGCTTTCCAAATTTTACACAACGATCCTGGATTCTTTTTTGATTTTGAGAAAAAATTGAAAAACTTTCAAATTGAAAATCGCCCGGAAGGATATCCATTGTTTTTGAATATGGATGCCCATGTTTATAGTAAGGAAATTCATACGGATCATTGGGAATCAGTTTTTAAGAGAGAAAAAAACATAGTTTGTGAATTGATTGAAAACACAGACTATGCTTCGGTTGAGGATTCAAAGTTTTGTATGAATCATCTAAAGCATATGAATGTTCCTTTTGCCTTGGATGATATTGGTGGACAAAATAATTTGTTTTGTTTTGAATTTTTGGAAGGTGCAAGTTATTTAAAGTTTGATCGGCGTTGGTTGTCTTTACTTCGTACCGACAAAAACTATTCTGAGATTTTAAAAGGGTTTTTGGCATTTGCAAAATTGCAAAAAATTCAATGTATTTTGGAAGGGATCGAAACTCAGGCGGATTTGGAAATTGCCACCAAAACCGGTTTTGATTTAGGGCAAGGTTTTTTATTTAAATACGGAACATTACAGGCAGTCGCTTAA